CGAGGCCGCGGTCGAGCGCGAGCGGCTGGCCGGCGAGGACGACGACGAGGACCACCCCTGGGCCGTGGTGAGCGACGCGCCGTCGTTCGTGCTCGAGGTCGTGTGCGACGACCTCGACGGATGGTTCGATGCCGAGGAGGAGCAGCCCGTGGCGCCGCCCCCGCCGCTCGTCCTGCCCACGGCCCCGAAGCGGATCAAGCGCCCGCAGCAGTGATGTCGGTGCCGCGCCGTACGCTCGCCCCGTGACCAACCAGCACCTCCTGCTCGTGCACGCCCACCCCGACGACGAGACGATCGGCAACGGCGCCACGATGGCGAAGTACGTCGCGGAGGGCCGCGGCGTGACCCTCGTGACCTGCACCGGCGGCGAGATGGGCGAGGTGCTCGTCCCCGAGCTCGAGCACCTGGCCGCCGACCGCGACGACACGCTGGGGGAGCACCGTCGGGGCGAGCTCGCCGCCGCGATGGCGATCCTCGGCGTCACGGACCACCGCTACCTGGGCGGGTTCGGGCGCTACCGCGACTCCGGCATGAAGTGGCACCCCGACGGCCACGCGATCGCCGCCGACGAGACCGACGAGCGGGCGTTCGCCAACGCCGACCTCACCGAGGCGGCCGACCACCTCGTCGCGATCATCCGCGAGGTCCGTCCGCAGGTGCTGGTCACCTACGACCAGTTCGGGGGCTACGGCCACCCCGACC
This Nocardioides alkalitolerans DNA region includes the following protein-coding sequences:
- the mshB gene encoding N-acetyl-1-D-myo-inositol-2-amino-2-deoxy-alpha-D-glucopyranoside deacetylase; its protein translation is MTNQHLLLVHAHPDDETIGNGATMAKYVAEGRGVTLVTCTGGEMGEVLVPELEHLAADRDDTLGEHRRGELAAAMAILGVTDHRYLGGFGRYRDSGMKWHPDGHAIAADETDERAFANADLTEAADHLVAIIREVRPQVLVTYDQFGGYGHPDHIQAHRVATYAAALAAVPSYRRDLGEAHDIAKIYWSAMSASQFRDGLRKLRAAGDTTTFEGMDPEGPMPMTSPDADIACRVDATDFAETKMDAMRAHATQITVDGPFFALSNNLGNAIWGVEHYRIAKGEVGPVDADGWETDLFAGL